CAATTTGCTAGTTTCCTTCCAGAATTACTGGTAGCGAGATGGTATTTGGAGGGAGTTATTAAGATTGCATCGGAGAATTGGATTGCTGATGCCTGAACGTGCTAAAAGATTCTTAAAAGCGTGTCAAATCAGGATTGCTCCGTAACTAAAAACTAGTAATTGCACTTTATAACTGATGTAAAGATTTTCTCTGGAATATCTTTAACAATCCCAAATCCAATATCCGAAATTGTTATGACAGCTGCTCCAAGTCCCTGTGTTTTGGTGATTGAAACCGATGAGAGCCTAGCAAATCAGCTTGCTTGCGATTTACAAGAAGCCGGCTATGAATCAATATTGGCTCATGATGCGACCAGTGGCTTACAACACTGTCGCGATCGCCAACCTGCTTTAATTGTTTTAGACCGAATGCTAGCAGGAGAATCAGGACTCTCATTGTGCAAAAATCTGAGAAGCACTGGTATGCGATCGCCTGTGTTGATTTTAATGGCAAGGGATACCGTTGACGATCGGGTAGCTTGTCTAGAAGCAGGGGCGGATGATTACATCCTCAAGCCTTACCGCTCAGAAGACTTTTTGAAGTTAATTCGCCTCTACTTAAAACCCGATGTAGATACCACTGAGCAATTGCGCTTTGGAGATCTAATTTTAGACATCGCAACTCGCCGTGCTATCCACGGGGGACGGGCAATTGACTTGACAATGAAGGAATTTGAACTATTAAAATTCTTAATGGAACATCCTCGCGAAGTGTTAACCCGCGAACAAATTTTAGAAAATGTCTGGGGTTATGACTTTCTGGGTGAGTCGAATGTCATTGAAGTATATATCCGCTATTTGCGTCTCAAAATCGAAGATGAAGGTCAAAAGCGCCTTATTCAGACAGTGCGCGGCGTAGGGTACGTTTTAAGAGAATCCTAGTACACGTAGCGGAAATTTGTCTCCCATTAACAAGGGGATTTTGCCCATTGCCTCGCGATTGAGGTTGAAAACTGCTGTATATTACAGAACCAATGAAATTCGTGAGTTTTCTGGCTTAAATTCTGTAAAATTGAAGTCTAAATTACAAAATCAAAAAGAATTATGACTTGTCGGCTAAGTTTGCTCTCGATATTATTCAGTATCTTTCTAATGGGTTGTTCTGTACCAACAACAGCTAAACCTCCAACCCCCACGTCTGCTTCTCAAGCTCCAGCAAAAGAGAGTTTAGGTCAAACACTACCAATTTCTGCTAAAGCTATTGTTCCTAATGGCACAACGATTCAGCTAGAAGTGGCGAATACACCACAACAGCAAGAGATGGGATTGATGTATCGAGCAGCCTTGCCAGATAACCGAGGGATGCTATTTAAATTCTCTTCTCCACAATCAATTCGTTTCTGGATGAAGAATGTACCTGTAGCCTTGGATATGGTATTTCTACGTAAAGGTGTAGTTAAATATATTCAAGCTGCTGCCCCTCCTTGTGCAAGTGAGCCTTGTCCTACTTATGGCCCCAATACACCAATCGACAAGGTAATTGAACTTCGTTCTGGAAGAGCCGCCGAATTGAAGTTGAAAGTCGGCGATATTGTCAAAATTGAGTCTTGAAACTTCAGTACTTTGTAGATATGGGGATAAAGATTTAGATAGTTGCTCTGTTCAGAGTCTATACTACCTAAGTATGTGTTTTTTTTGTAAAAAATGTCACGTATTATGGTAAAAAGTCATCTGTAACGCTACTATTTAAAAATTGTGGTGATAATGTAAAATTCTACTTGTCTCCAAGCTGAAACTACGGTTTTCAGGTTTGGTTGCAAAAATGTACCTTTGGGTGTAAGTGCAAATAGTCGCCAATAAGAGAGTATAGGCTATGGAATCTTTGTTACTACTTATGTAATTAAATAAAGCACAAAGGTAAACAAGATGGAGCCAATGGAATTCAGTAAAAATGCCGCTTGAAAATCGAGCAGATAGTTTGTAAGAAAATTTCTATTTCTCAGACCCTTTATAAAAAGCCTGTTTTAAAGGCAGATCGAAAAAACTGTGTTGGGGTCTATGGTCGATAACAGCGCAGTGACAGATAAAATACTGGCTACTTGCTACCGAGCAATTGTGAACTAATATATGACAATACATTCTGCACAAGGAGGTGAGATAGAAATGTCACCATCAAAATATTCTCGAATGATTGATTTTTTGCAAGAAGATTTGGCAATTTCCACAGCATCACTAGCGGTTGCACTCCGTCATCGGGAGCAAGACCCAGGCCCTTTGGCAATGATTCTTTGGCAGTATGGGTTAATTACCTTAGAGCAGTTAGAACAAATTTATGATTGGCTGGAGACAGCATAGATAATGCCGATTTTAGATTTGAGATTAAAAGTCTTTACCAAAAGGCTATTACTGGAATCTTAAACAATACTATTTATGCAAACTTGGGATCGTACTAAGTTACCAAAGTTATTCTTGTTTGGTGTTAAAGATGCAGCACGACTGTCTCCAAAGCAGAAAATAATACTATCTAGGGCAACTTGGTATGATTTAGGAGAATTAAAACAAGGTAAGATTAACTCTAACTTAGACAAAGGTTGATATAGGAATCATATTTGATTTCTGATTCTGAAAAAACTCAGTGCAACTTATAAAGGCTTCTTCCCTACTCTCCACTCCCTACCTACGCAGATAATTTCATAAATCAAATCGGATTGCTATATATTTTATATAACAAATCAAAAGAGCGAGTTAAATTATCAACTCGCTCTTTTGATTTAGTGCTGAGTAATTAGGACTGACTAAACACTCTAACTGCTGCTGCTATACCAGATCCGGGGGTAAAATCTTCGTAGCCAAGTTCTGTCAAGGTAACTTCTAAAGATGCTATACAGCTAAGGATATCGCGATCGCTCACAAAGCCCAAGTGACCAATACGGAAAATCTTATTACTCAAATGGTCTTGACCACCTGCTAGGGCAATATCAAAGCGTTTTTTCATCAATGACCGAATCTTATCCGATTCAATTCCCTGTGG
This Nostoc sp. KVJ3 DNA region includes the following protein-coding sequences:
- the nblR gene encoding response regulator transcription factor NblR translates to MTAAPSPCVLVIETDESLANQLACDLQEAGYESILAHDATSGLQHCRDRQPALIVLDRMLAGESGLSLCKNLRSTGMRSPVLILMARDTVDDRVACLEAGADDYILKPYRSEDFLKLIRLYLKPDVDTTEQLRFGDLILDIATRRAIHGGRAIDLTMKEFELLKFLMEHPREVLTREQILENVWGYDFLGESNVIEVYIRYLRLKIEDEGQKRLIQTVRGVGYVLRES
- a CDS encoding DUF192 domain-containing protein gives rise to the protein MTCRLSLLSILFSIFLMGCSVPTTAKPPTPTSASQAPAKESLGQTLPISAKAIVPNGTTIQLEVANTPQQQEMGLMYRAALPDNRGMLFKFSSPQSIRFWMKNVPVALDMVFLRKGVVKYIQAAAPPCASEPCPTYGPNTPIDKVIELRSGRAAELKLKVGDIVKIES
- a CDS encoding DUF2949 domain-containing protein; the encoded protein is MTIHSAQGGEIEMSPSKYSRMIDFLQEDLAISTASLAVALRHREQDPGPLAMILWQYGLITLEQLEQIYDWLETA